TGTGCCATGTGCTACTGGGGCATCGCCTACGCGCTCGGCCCGAACATCAATGCGCCGATCTCGGACGCGGCGGCCAGCGAGGCGTGGCCGGCCATCCGGCGCGCGCGTGAACTCGCGACCAGCGCCACCGACAAGGAGCGCGCGTTCATCGAGGCGCTCGCCCTGCGCTATGCCGAGGATCCGAAGGCTCCGCGCGAGCCACTCGACGCGGCGTACGCGGCAGCCATGCGCGGGGTCGCGCAACGCTTCCCACAGGACGACGACGCGGCCACGCTGTTCGCGCAATCACTGATGGACACCTCGCCGTGGAACTACTGGGAACTCGACGGCCGTCCGCGCGCCAATACCCCGGAGGTCCTTCAGGCACTCGAACGCGTGCTCGCGCGCAATCCCGATCACGCGGGTGCCATCCACCTCTATATCCATGCCGTCGAAGCGTCGCCCGATCCGGCGCGCGCCGAGCGCTACGCCGACCGGTTGGCCGCACTCATGCCCGGCGCCGGCCACATCGTCCACATGCCCGGCCACATCTATCTGCGTGTCGGACGCTATGACGATGCGTCACGCGCCAACGATCGCGCCGTGGCGGCAGACGAGGCGTACTTCGCGACCGATGCCGCGAAGGGCAACATGATGTACGAGGTCGGATACTACCCGCACAACATGCACTTCAAGGCCATGTCGGCGGCGCTGGCAGGTCGACAGGCCGAGGCGCTGAAGGCCGCGACGGATACACATACCAGGATGCACGCCGACATGCTGACCGATCCGGACATGAGCGGAATGGTGCAGCACATGCGGCTGACACCGTTGTACGTCAAGGTGCGCTTCGGCCTGTGGGACGACGTACTGGCGGAGCCCGAACCTGCGGAGGACCTGGTGTTCACGCGAGCGATCCGGCACGCGGCACGAGGCATGGCATTCGTTGCGCAAGGCAAGCTCGCTGAAGCGGAGGCCGAGCGCACGGCAGTGGATCGACTCGACGATGATGCGTCGCTGGCGAACCTCCATGTGTCGAGCGTGAACACGGCCTCGAAGGTGGTGCCGATCGCGCACGAGATCCTCGCGGGCCAGATCGCGGCAGCCCGCAAGCGTGGCGACGACGCGGCACGACATCTCGCACGGGCCGTGGAGTTCGAGGACGCGCTCACGTACATGGAACCGCCCGACTGGTTCCTGCCCGTACGCCAGATTCAGGGCGCCACGTTGCTCCAGCTCGGACGTGCGAAGGACGCCGAGACAGCATTCCGCGGCGACCTGCGGAAGTTCCCGCTGAACGGCTGGTCGCTGTCTGGATTGCAGGCCAGCCTGGAACGCCGGGGACGCTCGAAGGAAGCCGCGGAGGTGGCGGCGCAGTTCGACACCGCGTGGAACGGCGCAGACGTACGCCTGGTCGACGGCCGCGTCACGCCGTAGCGTCGTCCGCTTCGAACGCATCAGCGGGCGGAACCCGCCCGGCGGCCGCCCAGGCGGTACACTGCGAATCAGGCATGTCTTCACTCAAGGTCGCGAATCTCTGGCGTGTCATCAGTGACGTCGACCTCGCGCGCATTCGCGCGTCTGCGCGTGCGCCGTTCGAGTTGCTCGTCGTCTCCGACGACGTGGAGCTTGCGCAGCGAGTGCGAGCGGGACTTGGCGCCGTCGCTGGTGGAGGCGTCCATCCGTACGTGGCGACAACGGACCCCGACTCCATGCGCAGCCGGCCGACGACACCGCTCGTAGCGGTGCTGGGGAGTACGTCGCCCGAGTTGTCGGCTGCGATGACGGCCGCCGACGAGCACTGCATCAGGGCCGGCTGGCCGCGAGTCACGCTGATTGTCGGGACAGACGCGCCCGACGCCGGCGCGCGACGTATGGGAGAGCAGGTCCGTGTTGCTGTCGTCGACGTGATGAACGCGCCGAAGCCGCTGCTGGCCGGCGTGATCGGGCAGGTGGAAGGCGATGCGCGCCTGGCCATCGCGGCGGCGCTTCCGGTCTTCCGACACGTGGTGGCCGAGGTCATCGTCGACGAGACGGCGAAGGCCAATGCGTCGTTCGCGGCGACGACAGGCCTTGCAGAGACGATTCCGGTCCTGGCCGTGCCGCTTAACCTCGGCGACATGGTGGTGCTCACCAAGAACCAGTTGATCATGGGCTACAAGATCGCGCTGGCGGCGGGCCGGGACGACAACCCACGTTCGATGATCACCGAGATCCTCGGCGTCATCGGCGGCGGGTTCCTCTTCCGGCAGATTGCGCGTCAACTCGTCGGCCTGATTCCCGTGGCAGGCCTGCTGCCGAAGGTCGCCATCGCGTATGCGGGAACTTACGCAATTGGGCGAGGTCTCAGCGCGTGGGCGCTCGGAGGCGCCGAGGTGACGGCCGACAGCCTGTCGCGCTACACGACCGAAGGGCTCGAGCGCGGTCGACAGCTCGCCAGTCAACTCGTCGCGCAGGCTCGGGCCGGTCTCCCACGCTCCGCCCCGCGCCTGCAGCGCCTCCGCGGTTGGCTGCCGTCGCGCACACGCGGTTCGGCTCGTTAGCCTCGGCGTGGTATCCTTTTGGGTCGGTCATGCCACCGAGCCAGTTGGCTCCTGCATGACCGAGCACCACCAAGCCGTCCCCGTCGTCCAGAGGCCCAGGACGCGGCCCTTTCAAGGCTGAAACACGGGTTCGAATCCCGTCGGGGACGCCAAACTCCAACACGTTGACTGCGAGCCGCTTCCGGGCGCACCCTAACTTGTATTCGAACCGAGGCACGCGGCAATGGACCGCCGACATCGATCTCAGGTGTCATTCCTCACAAGCGACTCGCCAGCACCGATCGGTTCGGCGGCCGACGTGCTCGCCGACGTGCGCTCTCGGCCGACCTGGGATGGCGCCTTGATTGAAGCCGACGATGCTCAGTTCCCTCGAATCACCGTGGAATGGCACGACGGTCATGGGTTCATCCTGCACTGCTGGGAGAGCGAGACGTCATGGAGCCACTTCCTGGTAACGGGCGGCGGTCCGTTCGCGACGCCATCGATTGAAGTGGAACTCGGCGGGCAGGCGCTTGAACGCTGGCCGTCCGAACTGTTCTCGTCCACCGATCGCGCAACTCGTGCGCTCGATTACTTCCTGGCGCAGGGCCGTCAGGATCCGACTCTCGATTGGGTCAGCACTGACGGCTTCCCGCGCGACGTGCTGTGGAAAACCCGCGCACAACGGGAAGCCTGGGAGCGCGCCCACCCGCGTCGCCGGTGACGACCGCGCTACAATGCACGGTGAGCAGTGCCCATGACGATTCACCTTGAAGTCCCCGAGGAGTTGGCCCGGCGCATGGCGCCTGACGATTCCAGCCTGATGCGTGTCGCGCTGGAGGCACTCGCGTCCGAGGGGGTTCGGTCAGGGAAACTGTCTGTGTTCGAAGCACGCACCCTGCTTGGCGTGCGGTCGCGCTACGAAATGGACGGCATCCTGAAGGCGCACGGCGTCCTGCTCGACCTGACAGTGGACGACGTACGGAAGGACGCCGAAGCGGCCCTCGCTTCATCGCGATGACCGTTGTCGTCGCCGATACGTCTCCGCTCAACTACCTCATCCTGATCGACGCGGTTGACGTCCTTCCGCAGCTGTATGGCAGCGTCGTCGTACCACGACAGGTCATCGCCGAGTTGACCGCGGCGGAGGCGCCTGGCAGGGTCAGGACATGGGCATCCGTTCTGCCGGCATGGATTGATGCGCGTGACGCGGCTGTCGGCGAAGAAGACATGAAGCACCTGGACCTGGGCGAACGGGCTGCAATCCTGCTGGCAGAATCACAGCCGGACGCCCTGCTGCTGATCGACGAGACCGCGGGACGTATCGAGGCCTCGCGGCGGGGCATCCGCACTACCGGCACACTCGGGGTCCTTCGCGCAGCCGCGAGCCGCGATTTCGTCGATCTCCCGGTGGCTCTGGCGCGTCTGCTGGAAACGAACTTTCGCGTTTCGACCGATCTCGTCAGCGACCTTCTTGCTGAGGATGCCGAGCGTCGACGGCGCTCGGGATAGCGGCCTGGGTGGTCGAATGCGCTCCAAGGCTCTCACGCGGCCCGCCGTAACCCGTCCATGGTCCGCAGCCACTGGCCGAGCTGGTTCCAACTCGCGCAAATTGGGGACGCCACCTCACCCATACCGGTCGCTCGATCCTCAAGATGGCACCGGTTTGCGTTGGCGGCTCCTGTTGGCTTGCTCTGTAAATCAATAGTTGACACAGTGACACTCATCGCTTTACACTGCGCGTCGTGATTGTCAGCTTTCGACACGCTGGGCTGCGGGAGATCTTCGAGGCCGGCAAGAGTCGAAAGGTGCAGGCGGACTTGCACAGACGATGCAAGAGGGCGATGGACGCACTCCATGCGGTGACGGCGCTCTCAGACCTGAACATGCCCGGATGGAGCGTGCATCCGCTGACGGGCGATCGAGAGGGCCGCCACGCGATGGCCGTCAGCGGACCGTGGCGCATCACGTTCCGCTGGGACGGGAAGGACGCCCACGAACTGGATCTCGAGCAGTATCACTGAACGGAAGGCGGCGACGATGGCGGCGACGAAGACGACGAAGGTGCTTCCTGTTCGACACCCGCTGAAGCGGGAACCGACCCATCCAGGAGAAATCCTGCGTGAGGACGTGCTGCCGGCGTTGCGGATGAACGTTACGCAGGCGGCCCGCGAACTCGGTGTGTCTCGACAGATCCTGCACCGGATTCTGGCGGGTAAGGCGCCGGTCACGCCGGAAATGGCCGTTCGGCTCGGGAAGTGGGCTGGCAATGGACCTGCCCTGTGGCTCGGCATGCAGCAGGCGTTCGACGTGTGGCACGCGGAACAGACGCTCGCGACCGAACTCGCACGCATTCCGGGACACGCCGCATAGCGGGAGGCCCTGTGCCCTTCGACATGTACGGCGACGTGATTCTGACCCGCGACGTGCCGGAACACGGCATCCGCGCCGGCGACGTCGGCACGGTCGTGGAGCGCCACGTGGTCCCAGGCGTCAGCGAGGAAGGCTACTCGGTCGAGTTCTTCGACATGGCGGGCAACGCCGTCGCCGTGGCCACACTGCCCGCGGGCGCCCTTCGCCAGCCGACGGCCGCCGATCGCCCGGCCGTCCGGCAGCTCACTGCCTGAGGCTCCAGCCCACGTCACGCCGTGCGCCGGAGACCGTCCACGCCGCGCAGCCAACCCCTGAGCTGGTTCCAACTCGCCGAAATTGGGGACGCCAACGTCAGCCATGAGCTGACTCTCAGAGAGTCGCGTCTCGTCCGAGCGTCGTCTCCTCCGCTTCCGGGCGTCGAGATTTCCTTCGCCAGCAGGTCGTCCCACACCACGCTCGCCCAGTAGTGTCAACTACTGCGTCCCGAAGCACGTGACACGTTCGAGTGGAAACGAGGTACTATCCGCGCACGTCTTCGGAACTCGGTACGCCGATGACCTCCTGAGGAGGCTTATGGGCAGCTACGCACTCTCTCGACGCCGCTTCTTCTTCTTCGGGACGCTGCTGGCGGGCGCCATCCCGGCCCGGGGGTTCGGCAGCGTTCCATCACTCCAGTCGCTTGGCTACAGGCACTACGCCAGCAAGTTGAACGTCGCCGCCATCGGGTGCGGCGGGCAGGGCGCACTGATCCTCGACCAGGCCGCTCGCACCGAGAACGTCGTGGCGCTCTGCGATGTGGACGAGGCACGGGCCGGGAACACGCTGAAGAAGTACAACGTCCCGCGGTACAAGGATTTCCGCGTGATGCTGGACAAGGAAGGCAGGAACATCGACGCCTGTACGATCGCCGTGCCCGACTTCATGCACGCGACGGTCGCGCTGGCCTGCATGGAGCGTGGCAAGCACGTCTACGTGGAGAAGCCGCTCACGAGAACGCCGTGGGAGGCACGGCTGCTCCGCGACGCCGCGGTGAAGTACAAGGTTGCCACCCAGATGGGCAACCAGGGGTTCTCGCACGAGTGCCACCGCGTGGCTGCCGAAATCGTCTGGT
This genomic window from Acidobacteriota bacterium contains:
- a CDS encoding DUF3368 domain-containing protein — its product is MTVVVADTSPLNYLILIDAVDVLPQLYGSVVVPRQVIAELTAAEAPGRVRTWASVLPAWIDARDAAVGEEDMKHLDLGERAAILLAESQPDALLLIDETAGRIEASRRGIRTTGTLGVLRAAASRDFVDLPVALARLLETNFRVSTDLVSDLLAEDAERRRRSG
- a CDS encoding type II toxin-antitoxin system RelE/ParE family toxin codes for the protein MIVSFRHAGLREIFEAGKSRKVQADLHRRCKRAMDALHAVTALSDLNMPGWSVHPLTGDREGRHAMAVSGPWRITFRWDGKDAHELDLEQYH
- a CDS encoding DUF4926 domain-containing protein: MPFDMYGDVILTRDVPEHGIRAGDVGTVVERHVVPGVSEEGYSVEFFDMAGNAVAVATLPAGALRQPTAADRPAVRQLTA
- a CDS encoding UPF0175 family protein; the encoded protein is MTIHLEVPEELARRMAPDDSSLMRVALEALASEGVRSGKLSVFEARTLLGVRSRYEMDGILKAHGVLLDLTVDDVRKDAEAALASSR
- a CDS encoding HigA family addiction module antidote protein, whose product is MAATKTTKVLPVRHPLKREPTHPGEILREDVLPALRMNVTQAARELGVSRQILHRILAGKAPVTPEMAVRLGKWAGNGPALWLGMQQAFDVWHAEQTLATELARIPGHAA